The genomic region TTCATTCAATAGCATTGTTTGATAGGTATTATCCAAAAATCTTTCGACGTGTTCCCAGAATTCCAcgaaagaagttgaaatattattCAATCCATTCATAAACTTCAAAGTCAATAACCATGTCTCCACAACAGCCGGTACGTCTGTTAACCCTCTTTGAACCATTAGTGCGTGATGTGGTGTTGATGCAAGTTCTGCATCATTTTTTACAGTTGCATCATCAGAATAAATGTTCATTGAGAGGTAGAAATGAAGATCTAGATCATTTCCAGAGCTATTTTCAAGTAAGGTTTCTGTTGAATGAGTGATATTTTCTATCATTTGTGAAGACGTCCTCTTGAGTTGGTCTTGGAAATTGTTCATTCTTGTATCAATCCACATGATTATCGGGTTTTCTGTCACTTTAAGATCTATAAGTTTCGAAAGTAATGGCAAAAAGACTTCTTGAGAATCGCTTGAACCAATTGCGGGTGGCATCAATAATTTTGCCCAACTGTATTTTCTATATCTATCCATTATTAATTCTACCTCATTCcaaattttttcaatgactGAGTTATCATTATTAATGTGTAAATCTTCAGTGTTTCTAGCAGATAAACTTTTATAGGCTGTTTGAGCtttttcatattcaaaCATTAAGTTCGTATaatctttgttcaagaGGAGATTCTTGAGAAGTCTAggtaaatcaaaaaagtATCTGTTTTCATTTACAAATTGTATTGCCCATTGGAATTTTTGTAACTTGTCATTGTTGCTTAATAAAGGTTGCAATTTCAACGAAGTTTGCTTCATAGTCTCATTCAAGTTCTCATTTAATCTTTGTACGGAAAGCTCGTCCTCATCATAGGTCTCTGCATCAGCACTATTCATTAAGGTATCAAACCTCTTGTAAATGTGATCTAAATTAGATTTTGATCTAACGTATTTGGCAAAATTGGTCTGAACTAACTGCTTGAGCTCATACGACTGCTCCTGTAATGATTTGTCAAGCACATCTAAAGACTTTGTTAATTGCTCAAAAGTATCTTGCGGGTGTACCTTTTTCAAATAGAGTTTAGGTTTGAAACTCTTGCTGCTAATTAAATACTCATGGCTATTGTTCGAGGAAGGATCATTAGAAACTCTTCGTAAAAGCTCCATCGCTGGAGTAGATGGGTTTAGCGGatcttcaacatcttcCCTTTCGGAATTGGCACCAGAACCTTTTTTCCTATTGAATTCGTGTTCTTGCTGTAAAAGATCATTCAACACAGCATATGATGTTTCCAAATTGTCTTGCTCCCATTGaccatcttccaattggtAAATCAAAGTCGAATCGTCCTTCCATGAAGTGGAAGGATTCAACGAATTTAAGTGGTAAAACTGAAGCAACTGATCTTCCGAAACGTCAAATGATCCATTCATTTTGACTATTTTTTGGAAGTCTTAGGTACCGGCTGCTAAATGTGTCACGCTGTACAATTGCGTAAGAGGTGTTTCTGCTCACCCCTGGATTCAATTCGTCCCTGTGCTCTTCGTTGTTTGAAGTAGAATGGTTTAATATATTTGCAACTTGTCATCCATAAAAATAACAAAACTAAGAATCATGGACAATGAAAGTTGGAAAAAACCTGAGGGAACAAAGAGGTAAATACGTAGTTGTAATGCTTTTTAACGTGAATAATGTTTATTTAATGTTACACTATATATAGAAATAGTTGTGGAATGCTGGAGGTTTAATTAACTTGAAGTGAGTATTCCTATCTCCTTTTTGGGCCACGAATTGGTGGAGGAGGTTTCGATACGGCAGTCTTCTTAAATAATGGGGCGTGCTTTAGCATGTCAGGCACAACAACAAGCTTTATATTCGATCCTCTAATGAACAC from Kluyveromyces lactis strain NRRL Y-1140 chromosome D complete sequence harbors:
- the SEC5 gene encoding exocyst subunit SEC5 (similar to uniprot|P89102 Saccharomyces cerevisiae YDR166C SEC5 Essential 107kDa subunit of the exocyst complex (Sec3p Sec5p Sec6p Sec8p Sec10p Sec15p Exo70p and Exo84p) which has the essential function of mediating polarized targeting of secretory vesicles to active sites of exocytosis), which gives rise to MNGSFDVSEDQLLQFYHLNSLNPSTSWKDDSTLIYQLEDGQWEQDNLETSYAVLNDLLQQEHEFNRKKGSGANSEREDVEDPLNPSTPAMELLRRVSNDPSSNNSHEYLISSKSFKPKLYLKKVHPQDTFEQLTKSLDVLDKSLQEQSYELKQLVQTNFAKYVRSKSNLDHIYKRFDTLMNSADAETYDEDELSVQRLNENLNETMKQTSLKLQPLLSNNDKLQKFQWAIQFVNENRYFFDLPRLLKNLLLNKDYTNLMFEYEKAQTAYKSLSARNTEDLHINNDNSVIEKIWNEVELIMDRYRKYSWAKLLMPPAIGSSDSQEVFLPLLSKLIDLKVTENPIIMWIDTRMNNFQDQLKRTSSQMIENITHSTETLLENSSGNDLDLHFYLSMNIYSDDATVKNDAELASTPHHALMVQRGLTDVPAVVETWLLTLKFMNGLNNISTSFVEFWEHVERFLDNTYQTMLLNERKQKKIIESNDELSADDGAMLRFSEEEAQIVKRQGSSFINAISKVLLNFFRSTQENIGIENVPLSKDSGTPLSYGFIPLRSNCLSCLRYLPKIADPIFRFTTELAQLAIDTESIETLRKLDAFIIDRCVSAISSTRLRDLSLMYVLEDWEVYDSYDDDRYSITQFPEIARSLQEYSIQTLHEILFFYEKLPVIKGISIIGYPSKQLLTSIEIQQVVSMESVLESVLKNATKDKDNPRNSHTVLTLNNLKHIKSQTFPKVLNHFDEAFEMSLSSKNLELYNLLAKMESSIFGNYLSDLKFSLRDKLEDKFHDINWSAYTSNSFRVSDYIIETLMVLISTHSECFRIGPQLIERILKETQVFMAKYLFEAFKPYIGNISSDGLLQVTVDLCFFEKVLKGLLVEDTRTIIMACLQNCFQNDVPRMQRIIKETEPIVNSNLDRTKIQFASLK